Proteins co-encoded in one Plasmodium berghei ANKA genome assembly, chromosome: 11 genomic window:
- a CDS encoding amino acid transporter AAT1, putative — translation MANNIDILDYCHSTNDVVQNIVNYKKNNDNYNYLEKHDDENAGISKNNIGVNSNYNRVFVFNNKRGDETKQIDTNMESITPYININSLESTKKINLVDESSKNYNMGNNWYHQNKYNNKMNNSKNSKNSHNKHISIAHIKYDDQEINEKGKNKLYEENQTNTKKTWKRRAFSPFTPGGVRSSTVLFLCTAIGVGLLSIPYVFSELGIILSIILILLNSLESYITTNILCMSSLEHNIFVYGNLLEKIGNKYYKTLIDFGLTFSFLSGYVLVLILVNDYLSNILYTFNFPSFISNRIFITIVICLLVLPLTFREHIGSINCFLVFSLFSITLTVLAVGYQSKYYMSLLPEKNISLFKINKHFFKCFNILLFSFSQQSNACFITGQFNQPTQRRVTKSESRSILIQVIFYTLFGLLGYLSFLNTTKDNIILNYEETNMSILLCKFFLCISFFFSIPLNFIATYPSMISLYTSIRNKIQKLYSVLFTRNEYLPSFSNILRYDTENPFDEYTLDENTENSSTSESQGDDMFQRKCAAIFVTCLCAFVEFNVSKLSNFIGIFGGFTSSIISCILPNLIYYKNMHTFKNKIERYATLALLCFFSVIGLISSIVTAFIIIY, via the exons atggctaataatatagatatattagATTATTGTCATTCTACAAATGATGTGGTTCAAAATATAGtgaattataaaaaaaacaatgacaattataattatttggaGAAACATGATGATGAAAATGCCGGaataagtaaaaataatataggaGTTAATTCCAATTATAACAGAGTTTTTGtgtttaataataaaagaggagatgaaacaaaacaaatagACACCAATATGGAAAGCATAACcccatatataaatataaatagtttagaaagcacaaaaaaaataaatttagtTGACGAAAGTAGTAAGAATTATAATATGGGGAACAATTGGTATCACCAAAAtaagtataataataagatgaataatagtaaaaacAGTAAAAATAGTCATAATAAGCATATTTCAATAGctcatataaaatatgatgatcaagaaataaatgaaaaaggaaaaaacaaattatatgaagaaaaccagacaaatacaaaaaaaacatggaAGAGGAGAGCATTTAGTCCATTTACACCTGGTGGCGTAAGATCAAGTacagttttatttttatgtacaGCTATTGGCGTAGGTCTTTTATCAATTCCATACGTTTTTTCAGAGCTTGGGATAATTTTGAGTATTAtacttatattattaaactCACTAGAATCCTACATAActacaaatattttgtgCATGTCATCACTtgaacataatatatttgtatatggaaatttattagaaaagattggaaataaatattacaaaaCACTTATTGATTTTGGCTtaacattttcatttttatcagGCTATGTATTAGTGTTAATACTGGTGAATGATTATTTaagtaatattttatatacctTTAATTTCCCTAGCTTTATTTCTAATCGTATATTTATAACGATAGTTATATGCTTATTAGTGCTCCCATTAACATTTAGAGAGCATATAGGTTCtattaattgttttttagttttttcattattttctataacATTAACTGTATTAGCAGTTGGATATCAAAgcaaatattatatgagTTTATTACcagaaaaaaacatttcattatttaaaataaataagcatttttttaaatgttttaatatattgttattttcattttcgcAACAATCAAATGCTTGCTTTATAACTGGGCAATTTAATCAACCAACACAAAGAAGAGTAACAAAATCGGAATCAAGAAGTATATTAATAcaagttattttttatacattattTGGCTTATTAGGATATTTATCCTTTTTAAATACAACCAAAGATaacattatattaaattatgaaGAAACAAATATGTCGATACTTTTatgcaaattttttttatgtatatccttttttttttcaattccattaaattttattgcAACCTATCCTAGTATGATATCTTTATATACATCAATCCGTAATAAAATCCAGAAATTATATTCTGTTTTATTCACAAGAAATGAATATTTGCCAtctttttcaaatattttacgCTATGACACCGAAAACCCATTTGATGAATATACCTTAGATGAAAATACAGAAAACTCAAGCACATCTGAATCGCAAGGAGATGATATGTTTCAAAGAAAATGCGCAGCAATTTTCGTTACTTGCTTATGTGCCTTTGTAGAATTCAACGTTAGtaaattatcaaattttataGGTATTTTTGGTGGATTTACTTCATCCATCATATCATG TATCTTACCcaatttgatatattataaaaatatgcatactTTTAAGAACAAAATCGAAAGATATGCAACCTTAGCCCTactatgttttttttcggTAATAGGGTTGATTTCATCTATAGTTACcgcatttattataatatactaG